A single genomic interval of Syntrophobotulus glycolicus DSM 8271 harbors:
- a CDS encoding pyridoxal phosphate-dependent aminotransferase, producing MYKYVHGGDIYSVQANRPGDYLDFSVNVNPLGLPEAVKAAVAAATEECRNYPDPFCRELRAALAGWEKINWDDIFCGNGASEIIFRLALAIKPRKALLLAPTFADYARALQTVGCGIEYYDLRAETEFRVREDYSAYLTREIDMAVICNPNNPTGQLCSKAFLKRVLAECREKNIFVLVDECFMDFTDHPEKYSVREYLKDCPNLIILKAFTKLYAMAGIRLGYALTVNRDVLDRLKLCGPDWAVSSLAQAAGICALRQEDYVQQSKLLVQTEREFLIRELTALGLKVFGSRANYIFFLTEGVPDLSQKLLAKGIIIRSCADYLKLNPCFYRVAVKTREENRTLINRIKDVIQHESRAGCD from the coding sequence GTGTATAAATACGTTCATGGCGGAGATATTTATTCCGTGCAAGCGAACAGGCCGGGGGACTATCTCGATTTTTCCGTCAATGTCAACCCCCTGGGCCTGCCGGAAGCGGTAAAAGCCGCAGTGGCCGCCGCAACCGAAGAATGCCGGAATTATCCGGACCCCTTCTGCCGGGAACTTCGCGCGGCATTGGCCGGGTGGGAAAAGATCAACTGGGATGATATTTTCTGCGGGAATGGGGCTTCGGAGATTATTTTCAGGCTTGCCCTGGCGATCAAGCCCAGAAAGGCCCTGCTTCTGGCACCGACCTTTGCCGATTATGCGAGGGCCCTCCAGACCGTAGGGTGCGGTATCGAATATTATGATCTCCGGGCAGAAACGGAGTTCCGGGTGCGGGAAGACTATTCTGCTTATCTTACCCGGGAGATTGACATGGCCGTGATCTGCAACCCCAATAATCCGACTGGGCAGTTGTGTTCAAAAGCTTTTTTGAAAAGAGTCCTGGCTGAATGCCGGGAGAAGAACATCTTCGTCCTGGTGGATGAGTGTTTCATGGATTTTACCGATCATCCGGAAAAGTATTCCGTTCGGGAGTACCTGAAAGACTGTCCGAATCTGATCATCCTGAAAGCGTTCACTAAGCTTTACGCCATGGCCGGAATCAGGCTGGGCTATGCCCTGACGGTCAACCGTGATGTGCTGGACCGCCTAAAGCTGTGCGGACCGGACTGGGCTGTCTCAAGCCTGGCCCAGGCTGCGGGGATTTGCGCCCTGCGGCAGGAGGACTATGTTCAACAAAGCAAACTTCTGGTTCAAACGGAAAGGGAGTTCCTGATCCGGGAACTGACCGCTCTGGGCCTGAAGGTATTCGGTTCCCGGGCCAATTACATTTTTTTTCTGACCGAGGGTGTCCCAGATCTGAGCCAAAAGCTTCTTGCTAAAGGGATCATCATCCGTTCCTGCGCGGATTATCTCAAATTGAATCCCTGCTTCTACCGGGTTGCCGTCAAGACAAGAGAGGAAAATAGAACATTGATTAACCGGATCAAGGATGTGATACAACATGAAAGCCGTGCTGGTTGTGATTGA
- a CDS encoding phosphoglycerate mutase, with protein MKAVLVVIDGLADQAIPQLDHRSSYTFARHRHMDALAETGFHGYLDVCPAGFLPESMVCILNLLGIRKEFYPSGRAALEILSLGYPLGQDEVVARCNLVVADHRRRLVSFNGGSLNNAEMEEASRLMVRAASPVRFLPLAGYRNLLVLKKDQLTRPDAPTFPPHESLGENVDSLLAALFSSSPVAKNFVELSAESLSRFHGHERQYLFYPWGISQSVELPDFAGIYRCRAAAVCAADIARGIGIALGMDVPELHGLTGDTDTDLLLKARTACSLLRDHEFVFVHINGADEASHRCDYWEKVRFIERIDEEFIAYLVKHTAPGTKLLICADHATDPLTGKHAHLPVPVILSSRQKEKKFLNREILTPADALHCLLTK; from the coding sequence ATGAAAGCCGTGCTGGTTGTGATTGACGGACTGGCCGACCAGGCCATCCCGCAGCTCGATCACCGATCTTCTTACACTTTTGCCCGGCACCGGCACATGGACGCTCTGGCCGAAACCGGTTTTCACGGGTATCTGGACGTTTGTCCGGCGGGTTTTTTGCCCGAAAGCATGGTTTGTATTTTAAACCTGCTGGGCATTCGGAAGGAGTTTTATCCTTCGGGCAGAGCGGCACTGGAGATCCTGTCCCTGGGCTACCCTTTGGGTCAAGATGAGGTGGTCGCCAGGTGCAACCTGGTGGTTGCCGACCACCGGCGCAGGCTGGTATCTTTTAACGGAGGCTCTTTAAATAATGCCGAGATGGAAGAAGCGTCCCGCCTTATGGTCCGGGCGGCCTCCCCTGTTCGGTTTTTGCCGCTGGCGGGGTACAGAAACCTTCTGGTCCTGAAAAAGGACCAGCTTACCCGCCCTGACGCCCCGACTTTTCCTCCGCATGAATCCTTGGGTGAAAATGTGGATAGCCTGTTGGCGGCACTTTTTTCTTCATCCCCTGTCGCCAAAAATTTTGTGGAATTATCCGCAGAAAGCTTAAGCCGGTTCCACGGCCATGAGCGCCAATACCTGTTTTATCCCTGGGGGATCTCCCAGTCCGTGGAGCTGCCGGATTTCGCCGGGATTTACCGGTGCCGGGCGGCCGCGGTCTGCGCCGCCGATATCGCCAGGGGAATCGGGATCGCCTTGGGTATGGATGTTCCGGAGCTGCACGGTCTTACAGGGGATACGGATACCGATTTGCTGCTTAAAGCCAGAACAGCCTGTTCCCTTCTCCGTGACCATGAGTTTGTCTTTGTCCATATCAACGGAGCGGATGAGGCTTCCCACCGCTGCGACTACTGGGAAAAAGTCCGTTTTATTGAGCGGATTGACGAAGAATTCATCGCCTATCTGGTCAAGCATACGGCCCCCGGGACAAAACTGCTGATTTGCGCCGACCATGCTACCGACCCGCTGACAGGCAAGCACGCCCATCTTCCGGTGCCTGTCATTCTTAGCAGCCGGCAAAAAGAAAAGAAATTTTTGAACAGGGAAATCCTAACGCCGGCTGATGCCTTGCACTGCCTGTTGACGAAATAG
- the cbiB gene encoding adenosylcobinamide-phosphate synthase CbiB, translating into MMAAASLLTGYLLDLLFGDPQWLPHPVRGMGLLISRGEAFLRRLSCRTPQSQWICGLLLTLLVAAVSFILPDVLLKLARASSPLLGYGLESLMCYQILATKSLKVESMRVYRELIRGDLPAAREKLSRIVSRDTAHLDVSQVSRSTVETIAENTSDGVVAPLLFILIGGAPLGFLYKAINTLDSMIGYKNEKYLYFGKFAAKLDDAANFIPARLAAYFMLLAACLSGYDTKNAWRIYRRDRMKHTSPNSAQTEAVCAGALNIQLAGNNYYFGKLLSKPTIGDNGRPVEAEDILRANRLLYVTSALALTAAIGIHIILLKFL; encoded by the coding sequence ATGATGGCGGCAGCTTCTCTGCTTACCGGTTACTTGCTGGACCTTCTTTTCGGGGACCCCCAGTGGCTGCCTCATCCCGTCAGGGGGATGGGCCTGCTGATTTCCAGGGGAGAAGCGTTCTTGCGGCGGCTGAGCTGCAGGACGCCCCAAAGCCAATGGATCTGCGGTCTATTGTTGACCCTGCTGGTCGCGGCAGTATCCTTTATTCTGCCTGATGTCCTGTTGAAGCTGGCCCGGGCCAGCAGCCCGCTTCTGGGGTACGGCCTGGAATCCCTGATGTGTTATCAGATTCTGGCCACAAAGTCCCTGAAGGTTGAAAGTATGCGGGTTTATCGTGAACTGATTCGGGGGGACCTGCCGGCGGCCAGGGAGAAGCTTTCCCGGATCGTCAGCCGGGACACGGCTCATCTGGATGTTTCTCAGGTCAGCAGAAGCACGGTGGAGACAATTGCCGAAAACACCTCGGACGGGGTGGTCGCTCCTCTGCTGTTTATCCTGATCGGCGGAGCACCTCTGGGCTTTCTGTATAAAGCAATCAATACCTTGGATTCCATGATTGGTTATAAAAACGAAAAATACCTGTACTTCGGTAAATTCGCGGCCAAGCTGGATGATGCCGCCAATTTTATCCCGGCGCGGCTGGCCGCGTATTTTATGCTCTTGGCGGCTTGTTTGTCCGGTTATGACACAAAAAACGCCTGGAGGATTTACCGCCGGGACAGGATGAAACATACCAGTCCCAATTCTGCCCAGACTGAAGCGGTTTGCGCCGGTGCCCTGAACATTCAACTGGCAGGGAATAACTATTATTTTGGCAAGCTTCTCTCAAAGCCTACGATCGGTGATAACGGCAGGCCTGTTGAAGCGGAAGACATTCTGAGAGCCAACAGATTGCTCTATGTAACGTCGGCGCTGGCCTTAACGGCAGCAATCGGAATCCACATAATTTTACTGAAGTTCTTATAG